A section of the Leptospira terpstrae serovar Hualin str. LT 11-33 = ATCC 700639 genome encodes:
- a CDS encoding type II secretion system-associated lipoprotein, whose amino-acid sequence MPLVLLLAFSHCSQRLIKKEKLREINEYYDGKTYALQEEIKFSQTEVWKKGTLVKIYIESTPSLLKLKVYPIAESRESSVGKLAAYIINDDVKKKQYDLEDVDEWVGKKFTLVESNVKKTKK is encoded by the coding sequence ATTCCCCTCGTTCTTCTCCTTGCGTTCAGTCATTGTTCCCAACGGTTGATCAAAAAAGAAAAATTAAGGGAAATCAATGAATACTATGATGGAAAGACATATGCCTTACAAGAGGAGATCAAGTTTTCACAAACGGAAGTTTGGAAAAAAGGGACTCTTGTTAAGATCTATATTGAATCCACTCCTTCACTCTTAAAATTGAAGGTTTATCCCATTGCAGAGTCTAGAGAGTCTTCTGTCGGTAAATTGGCAGCCTACATCATCAATGATGATGTAAAGAAAAAGCAGTATGACTTGGAAGATGTTGATGAGTGGGTTGGTAAAAAATTCACTTTAGTTGAATCCAATGTCAAAAAGACAAAGAAGTAA
- a CDS encoding peptidoglycan DD-metalloendopeptidase family protein: MSKRQRSKGLGVVLSQVIRFDSFFVSCSRFLPLGPDNLAVKIFRLVTLSLLVLSGTQIVANPFQKIHSEINETIPGSESGMFRLFGSQSQESEIHKLFSVGVNSNGDEEEVELASLDLPKYIDVSPVVSNTVVHESGIILKKYAVQKKDNLSKIARSFSIELAKLKKHNGLTSDQLKIGQVLEVPVQVKNASSSRVVLKKIFIMPVPQSRVTSRYGRRVDPFNKYNRVYHTGLDLAAKVGAPVLSAADGEVVFTGRNGGYGNSVTIQHKNGYKTVYAHCSQILVEVGETVKMGRVVALVGRTGTATGAHLHFEVFRNGKIMNPESALSITEKQVTRLPKSEVAGM; encoded by the coding sequence ATGTCAAAAAGACAAAGAAGTAAAGGTTTGGGTGTCGTATTGTCGCAGGTAATTCGTTTCGATTCTTTCTTTGTTTCTTGTTCAAGATTCTTACCCTTAGGTCCCGATAATTTAGCTGTGAAGATCTTTCGGTTGGTAACACTATCTCTCCTTGTTCTTTCTGGAACCCAAATCGTAGCCAACCCATTCCAAAAAATCCATTCTGAAATTAATGAGACAATTCCCGGTAGTGAATCAGGAATGTTTCGACTTTTTGGTTCGCAATCACAAGAATCTGAAATTCATAAACTCTTTTCCGTTGGTGTAAATTCCAATGGGGATGAGGAAGAGGTGGAACTTGCTTCTCTCGATTTGCCAAAATACATTGATGTCTCTCCTGTTGTAAGTAATACAGTGGTTCACGAATCTGGTATCATATTAAAAAAATATGCAGTACAAAAGAAGGACAATCTTTCAAAGATTGCTCGTTCCTTTTCCATCGAACTAGCCAAACTAAAAAAACACAACGGGCTCACCAGTGACCAATTAAAGATTGGCCAGGTTTTAGAAGTTCCTGTGCAAGTGAAGAATGCTTCTTCTTCTCGTGTGGTTCTCAAAAAAATCTTTATTATGCCTGTTCCACAAAGCCGAGTGACTTCTCGGTATGGAAGAAGAGTGGATCCTTTTAATAAATACAATCGCGTTTACCATACAGGCCTTGACTTAGCGGCCAAAGTAGGGGCTCCCGTTCTTTCTGCTGCTGATGGAGAAGTGGTATTTACTGGTCGTAACGGTGGGTATGGCAATTCGGTCACCATCCAACACAAAAACGGTTATAAAACAGTTTACGCCCATTGTTCCCAGATTTTAGTTGAGGTTGGGGAAACGGTGAAGATGGGTCGTGTAGTTGCCCTTGTCGGAAGGACAGGCACAGCAACAGGAGCACATCTGCATTTTGAAGTGTTTCGAAACGGGAAAATAATGAATCCCGAATCAGCTTTAAGCATCACGGAAAAACAAGTCACACGACTTCCCAAATCTGAAGTAGCCGGAATGTAA
- a CDS encoding ATP-binding protein, with protein MIPKRAEVGSLLYEWNGTKEIQVEVGIRRGLPGFQILGCATLSTKESRDRIRLALEASGYLFPLETIIVNLKPAHIPKRMVCLDLAIAVGILMATDQIKIPEGKVHFLGGLGLDGTVLGGQELLPYLWQNRLSAEVSLCLPGNLKKDKIPQGRYYFLDHLDGLRNLPGTIPDNREVLTPSMDSLTWEHVFLDPYQMKTFQGLLYSLLGKHHSLLLGSPGSGKTMMHRMLESLLPPKETRDPNDQGVWTWGGDFEVPSNKRPFRAPHHSATEVGLVGGGLPFQPGEISKSYGGILYLDEALEFRDRILESLRMPMEDSYLEIVRMNEKTKLKTDFTLMLSANPCPCGNYHSKQICHCSLQKIRLYLQKISGAFLDRITIFQTLFETTNERCIKLEESKMKNILLERFAFRNTRTVPEDEEKKIQKILDTESQTKQLSLRKKKQIISLTRTIADWDLSSRTKEAHIWEAVQYSIGYQWIYSLG; from the coding sequence GTGATCCCCAAACGAGCAGAAGTCGGAAGCCTGTTATACGAATGGAATGGAACCAAAGAAATCCAAGTGGAAGTAGGAATTCGTAGAGGACTTCCAGGTTTTCAGATTTTAGGTTGCGCCACTTTATCCACTAAAGAGTCCAGAGACCGCATCCGTTTGGCTCTGGAGGCTTCTGGATATCTCTTCCCACTAGAAACCATCATTGTAAACTTAAAACCCGCTCATATCCCTAAACGTATGGTCTGTTTGGATTTGGCGATTGCCGTTGGAATCTTAATGGCAACTGACCAAATCAAAATCCCTGAAGGCAAAGTTCATTTTTTGGGTGGGCTCGGATTAGATGGAACTGTCCTTGGAGGCCAGGAACTTTTGCCTTACCTCTGGCAAAATCGTTTGTCTGCAGAAGTTTCTCTTTGTCTTCCGGGGAATCTAAAGAAGGACAAAATTCCACAAGGTCGGTATTACTTCCTCGACCACTTAGATGGACTACGAAATCTCCCAGGGACGATTCCTGATAACCGCGAAGTGCTCACTCCAAGTATGGATTCCCTAACATGGGAACATGTATTTTTAGATCCCTACCAAATGAAAACCTTCCAAGGACTTCTGTATTCTCTTCTTGGCAAACACCATAGTCTATTGTTAGGAAGCCCTGGTTCAGGAAAAACAATGATGCATAGGATGTTGGAATCCCTACTCCCACCAAAAGAAACAAGAGATCCTAACGACCAAGGAGTTTGGACTTGGGGTGGTGATTTTGAAGTTCCATCGAACAAACGACCTTTCCGTGCACCTCACCATTCGGCAACCGAAGTTGGGCTTGTGGGCGGTGGACTTCCTTTCCAACCAGGGGAAATTTCAAAATCATACGGTGGTATTCTTTATTTAGATGAGGCATTGGAATTTAGAGATCGCATTTTAGAAAGTTTAAGAATGCCAATGGAAGATTCGTATTTAGAAATTGTTCGGATGAATGAAAAAACAAAACTAAAAACCGACTTCACCTTAATGTTATCAGCAAACCCCTGCCCTTGTGGAAACTACCATAGCAAACAAATCTGCCATTGTTCCTTACAAAAGATTCGTTTGTATTTACAGAAAATCAGCGGTGCATTTTTAGATAGAATCACCATCTTTCAAACGTTATTCGAAACAACGAATGAAAGATGTATCAAGTTGGAAGAATCAAAAATGAAAAATATTCTTTTGGAACGGTTTGCCTTTCGAAATACAAGGACCGTTCCAGAGGATGAAGAAAAGAAAATTCAGAAAATTTTAGATACAGAATCTCAGACCAAACAATTATCCTTACGAAAGAAAAAACAAATTATTTCTCTAACAAGAACCATTGCCGATTGGGATCTTTCCTCCCGAACGA